TCGGCAGGCATCATTGAGTTGACCCTTCTTTTCATATAGCTCTGCAATATTGTGGTAAACCGTGTGGGGTGATGCTGGATTAAGCTTAAGCACGTATTCAAAAGTACGTAACGCTTTATCATGTTGGCCCATTCTTGAGTAAGCGATTCCCAGGTTACCGGCGGCTGCATTAAAGTCAGGAACCATTTCTATTGCACGCCTATAGTATTGGGCTGCGTTTGTGTATCGTTTGCTTCTGAGTTCCTGATCCCCCAGATGCTTGATATCCATGGCTTCGCTGTTCTTCCCGGGATCAGAAATATGTACGAGCCAGGCAGGTTCAAAAAGTGATATCAATCCGAATACAATCAACCCAAACCAGAACCCGATCACAACCAGACCTACCACCCGATCTTCAAAAGATTGTGTTTCTTTGAAAATCATAGATTTTTCACGGTACTAACTGTTGTTAATGATGAAAAGCACATCTTTTCCATCCTCCTGCAGTCTATTAAACAGGTCACACGCCTCTGGAGTTTTCAAGCGAATTATCTGTAAAGCGCGACCTGTATGTTCATTGAAAACAAACTGCACAACTTCATCATGTGGAAAACCAACGCCACCATGCCCGCTTGACCCGGTTCCGATCAATAAGATATCTCCTGCATGCTTTTTGATCGTTTGTTGATCCCGTCTATTGAAGTAATCCTTTTTGTCAACAAGTCTAAACCGGCCATCAGGAAAGATCATGATATCAAAAAAAGGAATGGGAATGCCCCGATAAATGGTCAGACCCACCTGATTGTGGACGATTCCCGATCCATAATAATGATAAAATGCAACTCCTTGAGCCAGCAATAACAGGGCGAGAACACTAAGTATAATTCTGCGGAACACTTTCCATTGCAAGAAGTGAATGACCAGAAATATCAGCATGAAGATGACTATCACGATACCCATGAGGATAACCCAATAAGAGGTATCGGTGAGGTTTGAGGCAACGATGAGGAAAATGTAAGTGAACAGGATCGCCAGGGACAGCAGACTTGCAGGTGACTCTAAATAGTCTTTGAATTTTGGTCGAGCAATCCCCCATTTCCCTTCAAATAAACACCTGTCGTGAACAGTGAAAATCATAAAAATAAGACCTAGCAAACTCCCCCAGCTATCTTTGCCAATATCGCTCATATCGAAGACTCGATCTGAGATAAAAACCTGGATACCCTCATCAAATGTGGAGATGGAGATCGCTCCCAGAAAGG
The Candidatus Neomarinimicrobiota bacterium genome window above contains:
- a CDS encoding VanZ family protein, producing MNRSILRPELHLVLYVLLLIFTPFLMLQNYLQSAVGMVSEAMFTVRGFDIPYVLLTFIAVLIVALLVSSRHLTQRRLLSIGVILGLLWVGQQSSDFYFNHKFYELQHNWHYFAYAIFVYMSWRVFSRRGLELDQVILYTFLGAISISTFDEGIQVFISDRVFDMSDIGKDSWGSLLGLIFMIFTVHDRCLFEGKWGIARPKFKDYLESPASLLSLAILFTYIFLIVASNLTDTSYWVILMGIVIVIFMLIFLVIHFLQWKVFRRIILSVLALLLLAQGVAFYHYYGSGIVHNQVGLTIYRGIPIPFFDIMIFPDGRFRLVDKKDYFNRRDQQTIKKHAGDILLIGTGSSGHGGVGFPHDEVVQFVFNEHTGRALQIIRLKTPEACDLFNRLQEDGKDVLFIINNS